A single region of the Yersinia entomophaga genome encodes:
- a CDS encoding siderophore-interacting protein: MTTDTTANQPAKRPTPPRLIQVKEVLDISPHLRRITFHSDSLADYPADCAASHLKVFLPQPGQTQPALPVLTDKGPIWPEGEMRPIVRTYTVRAVRPASGEIDIEFAMHDHPGPAVDFARHAQKNDWIGISNPGGPQPMLPPALHYYLVGDPSSLPAIAALLETLPAHAQGQVIVRVDSAHDVLDLDKPAGVELNWVIGGTEKTHEIVTQFCSFALPTENVMFWLAGEDKLVVLLRRYLRREKGCEREQLYAVPYWREGMNEEAYHQKRHDVMDNLDG; this comes from the coding sequence GTGACTACAGACACCACCGCCAATCAGCCCGCGAAACGCCCGACGCCACCTCGTTTGATACAAGTTAAAGAAGTGCTGGATATTTCACCACACCTGCGACGTATTACTTTCCACAGTGATTCATTAGCTGACTATCCAGCAGACTGCGCCGCTTCGCATCTGAAAGTATTTTTGCCTCAGCCGGGACAAACCCAACCCGCATTGCCGGTGTTGACCGATAAAGGCCCTATCTGGCCGGAGGGGGAAATGCGGCCGATTGTACGCACGTATACGGTACGCGCGGTGCGCCCTGCTTCCGGTGAAATTGATATTGAATTCGCCATGCACGATCATCCAGGTCCGGCGGTAGATTTTGCCCGCCATGCTCAGAAAAATGACTGGATCGGCATCAGCAATCCCGGTGGCCCACAGCCGATGTTACCTCCAGCACTGCATTATTATCTGGTTGGCGACCCTTCCTCCCTGCCAGCTATCGCCGCTCTGTTGGAAACCTTGCCTGCTCACGCGCAAGGTCAGGTCATCGTGCGCGTAGATAGCGCGCATGATGTGCTGGATTTAGATAAACCAGCTGGCGTTGAGCTAAATTGGGTTATCGGAGGAACCGAGAAAACTCATGAAATCGTCACTCAATTCTGTTCTTTCGCCTTGCCTACGGAAAATGTGATGTTTTGGCTGGCCGGTGAAGACAAGTTAGTGGTGCTACTACGCCGCTATTTGCGCCGCGAAAAAGGCTGTGAACGCGAACAGCTTTACGCCGTCCCTTACTGGCGCGAAGGGATGAATGAAGAGGCTTACCATCAGAAGCGCCATGATGTGATGGATAATCTCGACGGTTAA